In the genome of Raphanus sativus cultivar WK10039 chromosome 9, ASM80110v3, whole genome shotgun sequence, the window ttttttttaggaGTAGATATTTTCTTGTTCACTccatttattttgtatatatataattctgaTGCTGGGATATAGTTCAAAAATATTCTtacacatttatatgtttttaattagaCCCTTGCGTACTTTTATAACTttacattaaacatattttaatatttatacatcACACAAGTTATTATTGTGGCGtgttatctatattattaaactgAAGTAccttttggtatattttttatttacatatttagattttttatagatttagtTACtgcatttataataaattaaatactttaatacatatttatagatTTGTTACAGAATTTAAAATCAgtctatattttaatttttggtacttatttttatttacagatttagacctttttatttatagatttagtTACTgcatttagaataaattaaatactttattttaaaatattttttacagatTCTGCCataacatttaaaatcaattaaaaataatttattacaatTCTAAAACTTATCTAACCGGACCGATATTATTTTATTAGCGGCTACAACAAAATTatggtttttgtttctttgtggttaaaataaagaaaacaactgAAGATTACTTTCAAATTTTGCAAATCCACTTAACCAATTGCGAGTGCATAGTACTGAAGATTCCTTGAAAACAAGTGATTTATGTATGAAATCTAAACATAACTTTAAATGCTAAAATCTGATTATGAGATAAATGTAGTATCAAGAAATGGTGAACAAATCACGCACCATCCCAACTAAATCAATAAATTGATGTTGATTAATTTTCCAACAGCTTAAAACATCTAAATAGAAATAACTTCACATTAGCTTATGCTAACCCAAATAGATATGTAAATGTGTAATTAGGTCTCCTTCACCACTGTCAATGATTTTCTAACtcaaaaatacaataaaacaaagatttacattaaaaattataagtatTGTTATTATGAAATTCTAGAATTGTATTAAAAACTACTTACATAATCAAATTCATTTTGAAGTTAAGAATTTTTTCTTAGACTTTTAccttttagagaaaaaaataatactaactTAAATACACGAATCGAGTGGAAGAAACATTGACTATCTCATATGATGTTGATGTAGCAGATGTTCTTTCTGATAAGAACAAATGATAGGGTGACATCCTGAATTCATTTGCAACCAGCTTAGAGCTATGGAAGCGTTACACTCGTTGTATGCTATTAGGCATTGGTCCTCTTTGTACAAAGCCGCTATCAACCATTTCAAGCAAGATCCTACCAATCGCCAGACCTTCTTGTTCTTTAATGATGATGAGAACAAGGTTCTATACTTGGAGTTTGCTACTGGAGAAAGTAGAGATGCTTGAAGACTATCCTACTTGGAGTTTATGTTTGTGTCTTCTACTTCTAGGTTATCGTACTTGGAGTTTGCTAATGTTATGTTTGTGTCTTCTAGCTGTATGTTATGTTTGATATTATGTTTGTGAGACTTATCATATTTTGATTATGAGAAACATCTTTTGGTTATGAGAACTATCTTTTGAAACTTTATATCACATTATGTTATGTGGATTCTCATctagatttaaatattttgaaactttaTCATATTCTATTATGTTGGTTTTCATCTTtcagatttaaatatttgaaaattataaatttatgaatttatgaatgtcaaaattgaaactttaaataaaattctataaatttatatgaaataagaatttttcaatgtcaaaaatgtcaaaatgaaattttaaaataaattcagtGGAAGTATATTTTagactaaataataaaaattagtatagttaaaattaatatcaaacataTGCTTAAATTAAAACAGATGTATATTTGTAATTTGCTTATTATACTCATCTCGATGAAGATAGAAAGAAGCAAACGAACACGAGATCCATTCAGAGAGTTCATCTAGATGGCTCATTTTGAATGacacatgtttttttaatttttttaaaagaacatGTGTCAttcaaaaaattgttaaaacaTATGACATTTTTGAAGTGTCTTctgttttgaatatatttacaaattccTACTATTGGATTATGAGAAATTCAAGATTTTTCCTtctaatgcaatatatatttttttaaaaatatatttcccCTTTTGCTGTAACTAACTAAACATTTATAACAGATTACATTATGTAAACACTCAAAACTGTATGTATAATTAAAACCATTACGACAATTGCTTGAATAAACTGATTTTCATTGCTTAAAACATAAAtgtatcaaaataatttatgaaaattatatcaTAATGAATATGTGTTGAGAGGGTAACAAGCTTGTACTTTTCTTAATGACAGGGAATTATACCATGTAAAATTCAAAACCTTTGTTTCTACTTTTTCTTATGGGATAAACTCATTTTGAAATATAACTGTTTTTCCGTTTAGATTATGGGATTATTATGCGACATAGCAAAATCTATCatatattttggtgttttgagtattgtttagctatcttatatattttggatatttttgatactaaatctaaaaatagctAATATTTCCAGGTCTAAAAATTTGATTCAGATATATTCAGATAcctgaaatattttgtttcggATCGAATTtggttctattttttttctataccaaaatttttaaatccgtttggataatTAACCAACCTTGGTTCAGATTGGTATTACTACTTTTTGGATCAGAATTGGTTCCTTCGGTTCAGTTTATTTTACCAAGCCCTAATGCTACTTATTGGTTTTTGTATTGAACTTgagttaaaatatttgtttataaatttataactatgGATTTAATTATGGAGAACTATTTTTGATGttgaaaatatattcaaatagttaaaaacaaatatctaaatagataaacaatattcaaaacatcaaaaatacttaaaatgtctattaattctccatccaaatattcaagtaacccaatttatatgttaagtagGTATTTTTcgcatacattattcaaatttatatgttatatattattttttattttttagattttgagaaaaaaaatatagttttgaaatttttaaaatttcaaaatttttaaaataattcaaacgcATTATTCAAACCCGAACCCACAAAATACAAACTGAATCCAAACCTAAATTTCTAAATACTTGAATGAGGCTAAAAATTTTAACCCTGAAAACTTAAAACCTAAACATTTCAAACGAACCTGAATGGTTACCTGAACGTTCGCCCTTAAAATCCTTTTAAAGCACATATTATAAGTATCAATAagtaaataatttgaaaatacataTTGAAGAACGTGATAAGAAAACTAATATGAGAACTGAAAATAAATTACTCAACAAATTACATTAAACTTCAAAacacatttttaattttttttaaaatgaatcaaaaattATCCCGTGCTTATAAAGCAgtggtcaaaatctagtaagtATTAAAAGACTAAGAAGAAGATCGCAAATCCATAAATCATACATTCTTTTTTTccttgaattatacagaggtatcctggccccacaATAGTgatccagactagtcacgtgttgctaTATGACGGTCTTTTGTTCCTGGcaatgccgaaatgttaattccccagtgaCCATAATTCGAATCCAtgtggcggaactcacagctaTAAACTCTTTACCACTAGAGCTAGAAGCTCCGGTTTATAAATCATACATTCACCCAAAAATTCGTCACTATGAATATCAGTTTTACACAACAATAAACCTGAGCTggatacatacatatataactcACAGAGATCAAACATTGATAAACATACATAAATTTCCATCCATAGACGATCTACAAAATAACGCTGTGATACTCGCATTGTGGAAAAATCATCTCTGACACTAATCTTGTCGTGTGTTGTGTGAGAAACCAAGACACTGGTTTCATTTTCATGTTATGTTCACTGCCAAAATCCAAGACCACGAAGAGAAAGAATGTTTACAGTTTTATCAAAACAAGAGAACATGATGGAATATACGTACGGGTATTAGTACAAATATGCATATTACCGATTGTCTTTTTGAGAAGCCATAGAAGAAGAGCGAGCTCAATGCTAAAGATCATACGAAGCCATGTTTTATCCACCAAGAATCCGTAAACAGTGATTCCCGCTTTGTTGTTCTCTAGATATGTCACTATACAAGAAGGAACCGAAATAGTTAGAAGGCGAATGAACAATGAAAACGACTTTATCACAATCATCTTTCCAAATCATACGTTCTTTACCTAGAGCTTGACGTTTCTGGAAAGAAATGGCTCGCGCATAGATTGGATGTATAGTGGTATTGTCAAGATCACTATCTCCATCTTCGTCATCATCAGACGATCGACTAACATCACGACGACGTGACAAAATCTGGAAATGCTGTCTGGATGTTGGATATTTAGGAGTTTCTCCATTGTCAAGATCATCAAACGTGTCTAGACTAGCGCAGACGTTCCATTTAGTGGCTATGCTGGTTACAGATTGAGCTTTGTGAGTCATCTGCGTTGCGCTTTTCAAGCATATGAAAAGCCCTGACACTAAACTTATGGAACATAACTGTCAAAAACAGAGACACTAGTCAAGAGAATGCAACAAAGATCTCACCTACTTTAGGTTAACACAAAACTGGACTAAGCATGTAATGACAAGAATAAAGACATTGGCCAGGataatattcctttttagtTTAAGACAAGTTTGTTTAAGCATGTAGTAACAAGAACAGGGACATTGATAATGTTTCTAAGATTTAacctgtctttttttttttttcagtgacaaaaaaaaaaagacaaaactcgATTAAGCATCATGtactaataatattaagattaaaaataaaaataataataataatctaagatttaagaaaaaataataataataaataataataagataGAAAAGAATATTATGTACCGCGAGCTCGCCAACTTCGTAGATATGAAAGGGAACACTAGCTCTTATGGTGGTAAGCAACGCCATGAACTGAGTGGCAGTGACAAAAAACAAAGACAGTACTATGAACCGCCTGAAACGGTGGCTAACAATCTTCAGTTCACGATGGATCTTCAAATGTTCAGCGAGCGTGGCGCTAAAGTCAGTGATCTCAGAGGCGAAGCAGCGAGCGAACTCCTCTAGACGAAGGATCTGGAGGTGGCAGACGACTTGGTAGACGAGACAAGCGATGATGAAGAGTGATGTACGGTATAGCCAAGAAGAGAGCTGGAGTGTGCATGCTAAGACGTGGCTCAACGTTGGGTTGATAAAGTAAGGTATCTGGTTGGAGCCAGTAACATACCACCAGATGCGATAGATCGCTTGAAGTGTAAGCGATGGGAGGACGAAGATAGCCAGTGGCTTCATTGATCTCTGCAACAAGAAACAGAGGAGATATATTATACTTTTGGCTACGTATCCGAAcctaagtattttttttttgtttggctGCGGAAATTAGGTCTGGCATAAAAACCGGAATACCAAAACCGGTTACCCCGACCGAAATCCATTTTAAAAATGCACAATTTAACTCATTGGTGGTGCTCGAACTCGGGTATGGAAAGCAAAAAGATACTGGTTAACCCACATTAGACGGTTTAATTggtataaatataagattttagCAATTAAACGGTTCTACAACTGCAAAACCAAACCGACCTCGATAAGAATCGAACCGAATTACCATCAGCTCCATATGGTAACATAATAATTTACCCGACATAATTGGAATCAATTGTTTTTTATCCGGAACCAAACTGATCCTAACTTTTTGACTTCGTATGTACTAATGTACCTGAACTGATTGTACACATATAGTGAAATTACCTGGATTTCTGCTTCATACCCGATCCTAACTTTATCGCTGACGTCTTTGAGTTTATGGAGGAACAAGAACTTGCGGATACCGTATCTCTTGGACCAATGGGAGAGGCTGACGAACGAGATTCCGGCGAAGATCGATAGAGAGAGCTGGACCAATGCGTCGTAGGGACGGTGGAGTTTGTAATCGCAATCGGTGCAGATGAGCACGAAGTGTGAGATCATCGGGACGATGACggcgaggaggaagaagagggaCCACGAGATCAGAGTTTTAAGGCGGCTCGACTGATCGAACCAGAGAAGGAGTCTCGGGAAGGAGAATTTGGTTGCCGGCGATGATTCCGGCGGTTTGTGGATCGGGTCGGGTCGTTTCGATGATTCTTCCATCGAGCTGAGTTCGGGATTTGGATAAATCAAATCAGAGGCGGAAATTAGGCTGTTGTATTTAACACCTTCGAGTTTACAtctgtttcttttctttgtcgtattaaaattgaaataacattcaataataaaaaaatggccgttgaatttataaatggtaaaatagtaatagtttgtCATTTCGTATCACGTTTTGACTCTCCTTCACCATGTGTCCTGCACTTGTATGTGACACATAGCCGGTAGACTATACAATGATTGATTTATTACGGTATTTTAAGAATCTAACTTGTTGACATTTTGTTACAGACAAATTTAGGCCACGTCTCCTTTTTCCATTTCTAAAGCAATAACAATGacatcaaaacaccaaatttttattctattttgtttaaaatatagtttatttaCTATTATTACTTATTTCATATTTGTAACTAAACGTAAATATACTGCATaacctatttttaattattttttacataattatttttaattatttttaattattaaattactaaaaaagtATTATCATTTAAGTTGTTTTGTAAAGTATAAAATACCATAAATTGATTCTATTTTAGTCTCAATAGTATAaaagtttaattattattttataaaatatataaattaatactataaaatataatactgttaaaccaaaaatataaatgtaaataaattttataaaacataaaactgtaaaaatttaataaaaaaatatttaattattgttgGAGATAACAAAAAAGTTTTGAcaccaaaacaccaaatttaGTATTGAAATTACAGTATTGAAATTACACCAAAATTGTGGTCATTGCTGGAGATTTTCTAAAGAGAATCTCAATCTGACACCTAATCAATTAATCAGAAATAAAATAGGGATTAGTTCTTTTTGTAACTTTATCTGTAAATATGTTGTATAAACTAAAATTAGTTTCAGTATGTGAAAAAATAATTTGGtctattttaaatagttttgtgtgttaaattctaaattttctttttgtttagtattattttctggtttttgtttaataaaatgaaaaattacaaatatacaattgtcttctttcttttgcCTGTGACGGCAGCACATCTCTAATATCAGTTGCCTCTGTTAAGGGTGGGTAAAATATCCgtaaaatttgattcgattcgttattcgttCGATTTGATCTGAAAATACGGATATCTGTAACTCTACGAATCGAAGCAAaagctaaaatttaatatcccTCAAATAAAGAGCAAATCACAAACACTCATTAAAAAATGAATATCCAATCAGTAatgtacatatgtatatatagggctgggcgttcggatacccattcgggtttcggttcagtttattcaggtttcgggttttcggggtcaaagatttcagccccattcggatatttctaaattttggttcgggttcggttcggatctttgcgcgttcggttcgggttcggataacccatttaaaatgtttttaaatttccaaaattcattatatactttaaattttcaaaatctataagaaagataatatattacatataaattttcataacatatatgtcaaaataccttaatttaacatataaattggttttctttgaatatttagataaagaatcaatagatatttaactattttggtgttttcagtatactttagctattttaaacatttacttttgactatttgcatatattttccgagtattttggaaaacttaaagatatcttatatatttttaatatttttaatatttttaatatacattatatataaaaataatgtatatatttaagtatataaatttatttcggatacattcgggtatccaaaatatttcggttcggatcgggttcggtttcggttctttaaataccgaaattttgaacccgttcggatatttaatcaatttcggttcgggttcggtgctacttttttggatcgggttcggttcagtttttcgggttcggattttttgcccagccctatgtatatataaaattatatataatttaatatccCTACATagatttttacttattttatccactaaattaattatttggtcactaaatttttaaaagtacatagtttttaaataatttttaatgaaatattattattttatattatattttttttattttcttttaatttatttaaaaatgattttttattattctttatattataatttttttattttcatcctTACTGTCCCATAAAATATACTGatttttccggatatccgtaacACCAAATATTTGAAACATCACAGATAAGATCAGATCAAAAAATCGATTATTCGTACGGAACAGATTGGGtcacggatatccttaaaacttCGGATATCCGCTTCGTGCCCACTACTAGCCTCTGTGTTTTcattgattatgattatatattttctatttatttttagaaaaacatgtctatgtatattaaaaaataaaaatataaaaatacaataaaaataaaacctttTTATCAAAGAATGAACGCTTtgtatgttgttgttgttgtgatttGGAATGAAAGGTAGGTTGTTATAGAATTTGAAGACCAAAAAGTGTATGTGGGGGCAATACAATATTCTTTTACTATGttaaaatactaaatatttacaaaaatacaaattcagacttcctcaaaaaaaaaaaaaatacaaattcagACAAGAAAAATTGACTTGTAACAAATATGAAACTGGACCTAGGCGATTTGAACCCACTAGCCTACAAGTTGCTGATATTTTGAATAGGCCCATAGCGCCGATAATTATGTTGATCTAAAGCCTATATTATCagaataataaaacaaaacattgaAATCCCGTCGGCAgccatcaaacaaaaaaaaaaatcccgtCGGCAAGGTAACGGCCGAGAAAGAACGGCCAACGTAAAATAGTCAATGGTGATTGGTGAAAAAGGTATTCTTTTGTTCAAGAAAAAAAGGTATACTTTTGTTCTTATTACTCTTCTCACACGGCTATATATGCTTTTCTACCAACCCATACGTCACTCACTTAGACCAAACTAGATATATTATTGCTTATGGAATTCTGAGTGTTGCTCGACCAAACCAGATTCGGCTCAATTGAACCTAATCGAACCGAACCGGATCTTATCAGTTTAAGAATAGTCAAGAATGATGACTTTTTAACAGGATAACCATTAGTGCATTTTCACAGGTGTTTTTACTTTTCTTATAAATAACCAAAAAGGTCAAAAAGAGAAGCTAAATAAAGGCcaataaaaagaagaatataGTTAACATTCTATTGGTCAACAAAagataaaattgaaaaacaaacaattgtattaaacaaaacaaaaagaaaaggagaaaagtGATAGACGTGAAAGGGGGATTTTCATTAAACGCTCTCCCTGcgcagaaagagagagagaataataATGTATTGGACGAAGCTTCTGGAGAAATTGGAGCTATAAACCGTAAGTAAAATTCTCGTTACCTTTCTTTCAAATCTTTCAGTTAGGAAAAAATGTGTGTTCCGATCTGATTTCGATCCGCGTACAACTCaggttcttttctttctttcttgtttttcaaTTAGGTTTTCTGATGTCACATGTTTGattctttttgttaaatttctgataaatttggtatttttaattGCAAACATTAATTAGGTTTCAGCTAAGAGAATTAAAAGAGCATAGATTTGATGATTGTGGATACCTACCTACATATGTTTcttaatattgttttaattgatttatcTATATATTCAGCAAATTCCTCTTTATATGTTGTAATTGGAGACAAGACAAAGTTAGGTATTGTTGTCTATGTATTGTCCTGTTTAATGATGTTTTTTgtgctttgttttgtttaaaggctgttttttttaaaattatgtattgTGGGTTGGAAGTGGTAAATGGGGAGAGAACCGGAGGACAAACACATGGATAAGAAGAAGCTAAACAGCTCTTCAGGATCTTCGCAGCATATGGAGCCTGCAGAGGTTAAGGAATGTACTGATGATCACAATGAGGGATCTGGATCCCAATCCCATAGGAAGAAGCTAAACACACCTCCTCAGCCGCATAAAACTCGTGGTGGCGTGAATTACACTGTTCCAAAACCATTCTCTCTGTCGGCTGAAAAGCCTGCTGCTTCCTCCTCAGTCTGCGCAAGAGCAGGAGGAGTTGATagtcataataataataataataactcaCCTGGAAATGCTGTTAGCCGCAACTCTTCTTCTGGTTCAAGAGGTTCACAGgtaagaaaaaacataatcttTGTTAAACCTTTATTTATGGGACTTGTGTAAAATGGTGACTGAACTAGCTCCgttgttatttattttcacAGTCAAACTCGCCTATGCCAGCTAGGAAGACAGTAAATCACATGAAGCACCGTGACGACGAAGATACTTTTTCTGTTGCTTCCTCGTATcctttcttattttattatgttagaACGAGAACATAAagaagaaacattttttttttaattattttgatccTTAGcccatatatgtatatatagatcAGCAACATCTGTAAGAAGTATTAAACCCAAGGTAACCATTGGAGTTGCTCCTACGTTTAGCAGCACCTCTCGGTTGGAGAGACGCAAAGAGGTATGTATTTGCCCCTGCTTCTCTCATACTTATTGTTCCTTCCTTAACTCTTGTTTCCCATCGATCTGCTAAGCTAACCACCAACGTTTTATGGTTTCAGTTTTACAAGAAGCTAGAGGAGAAACAGAAAGCActtgaggaagagaagagagaaaacgAGAAAAGGCTTAaggtacatatatatatatatatatatatgctctcTTGCATTCACCTCCATtagttagtatatatatatatatatatatatatatttatatatatggtgTAGAAATTTTGGTTCATGTAGTTTCTGTGCCTTGCATTTTCATTAGTGGAATACCATGAAAAATGTATACACATGTCCATTAGCTAGTGTGTGTGGTGTAGAAAGTAGCTTCATATACTTTCCATGTTTTTATAACAACATATAAAGTTCTGTCGTGCATTTTCATTAGGAATAGCATGATGTTGCTGTTGCACAGTTTGAAACAATTGGCTT includes:
- the LOC108824171 gene encoding uncharacterized protein LOC108824171; this encodes MEESSKRPDPIHKPPESSPATKFSFPRLLLWFDQSSRLKTLISWSLFFLLAVIVPMISHFVLICTDCDYKLHRPYDALVQLSLSIFAGISFVSLSHWSKRYGIRKFLFLHKLKDVSDKVRIGYEAEIQRSMKPLAIFVLPSLTLQAIYRIWWYVTGSNQIPYFINPTLSHVLACTLQLSSWLYRTSLFIIACLVYQVVCHLQILRLEEFARCFASEITDFSATLAEHLKIHRELKIVSHRFRRFIVLSLFFVTATQFMALLTTIRASVPFHIYEVGELALCSISLVSGLFICLKSATQMTHKAQSVTSIATKWNVCASLDTFDDLDNGETPKYPTSRQHFQILSRRRDVSRSSDDDEDGDSDLDNTTIHPIYARAISFQKRQALVTYLENNKAGITVYGFLVDKTWLRMIFSIELALLLWLLKKTIVNIT
- the LOC108827874 gene encoding protein WVD2-like 2 — encoded protein: MGREPEDKHMDKKKLNSSSGSSQHMEPAEVKECTDDHNEGSGSQSHRKKLNTPPQPHKTRGGVNYTVPKPFSLSAEKPAASSSVCARAGGVDSHNNNNNNSPGNAVSRNSSSGSRGSQSNSPMPARKTVNHMKHRDDEDTFSVASSSATSVRSIKPKVTIGVAPTFSSTSRLERRKEFYKKLEEKQKALEEEKRENEKRLKEEQEIATKQLRKNMAYKANPVPTFYHEPPPQKPPLKKFPLTRPKSPNLNRRKSCSDTVNSSHQEVKGKHCARHRHSVDGRKDESKASSSPMRTPDKKKSTKDTPKSEEVYGRNKSGHEGEVGEN